The Acomys russatus chromosome 3, mAcoRus1.1, whole genome shotgun sequence genome has a window encoding:
- the Irf4 gene encoding interferon regulatory factor 4 isoform X1: MNLEAGGRGSEFGMGAVSCGNGKLRQWLIDQIDSGKYPGLVWENEEKSVFRIPWKHAGKQDYNREEDAALFKAWALFKGKFREGIDKPDPPTWKTRLRCALNKSNDFEELVERSQLDISDPYKVYRIVPEGAKKGAKQLTLEDTQMAMGHPYPMTAPYGSLPAQQVHNYMVPPHDRSWRDYAPDQSHPDIPYQCPVTFGPRSHHWQAPSCENGCQVTGTFYACAPPESQAPGIPIEPSIRSAEALALSDCRLHICLYYRDILVKEVTTSSPEGCRISHGHTYDVSNLDQVLFPYPEDNGQRKNIEKLLSHLERGLVLWMAPDGLYAKRLCQSRIYWDGPLALCSDRPNKLERDQTCKLFDTQQFLSELQVFAHHGRPAPRFQVTLCFGEEFPDPHRQRKLITAHVEPLLARQLYYFAQQNSGHFLRGYDLSEHIGTPDYHRSLRHSSIQE, encoded by the exons ATGAACCTGGAAGCGGGCGGCAGGGGCTCAGAGTTCGGCATGGGCGCGGTGAGCTGCGGCAACGGGAAACTCCGCCAGTGGCTGATCGACCAGATCGACAGCGGCAAGTACCCTGGCCTGGTGTGGGAGAACGAGGAGAAGAGCGTCTTCCGCATCCCGTGGAAGCACGCGGGCAAGCAGGACTACAACCGAGAGGAGGACGCCGCCCTCTTCAAG gCTTGGGCACTATTTAAAGGGAAGTTTCGAGAAGGTATCGACAAGCCGGATCCTCCTACTTGGAAGACAAGACTTCGATGTGCTCTAAACAAGAGCAATGATTTTGAGGAACTGGTAGAGAGGAGCCAGCTGGATATCTCTGACCCGTACAAGGTGTACAGGATTGTTCCAGAGGGAGCCAAAAAAG GAGCAAAGCAGCTCACGTTGGAAGACACCCAGATGGCCATGGGCCACCCCTACCCCATGACAGCGCCTTATGGCTCACTGCCGGCGCAG CAGGTGCATAACTACATGGTGCCACCCCATGACAGGAGCTGGAGGGATTATGCCCCTGACCAGTCACACCCAGATATCCCATATCAGTGTCCTGTGACATTTGGCCCCCGCAGCCACCACTGGCAAGCCCCATCTTGTGAAAATG GTTGCCAGGTGACAGGAACCTTTTATGCTTGTGCCCCACCTGAGTCCCAGGCTCCTGGAATCCCCATTGAGCCAAGCATAAGGTCTGCTGAAGCCTTGGCACTGTCAG ACTGCCGCCTACATATCTGCCTGTATTACCGGGACATCCTAGTGAAAGAGGTGACCACGTCCAGCCCTGAAGGCTGCCGGATCTCCCATGGACATACCTATGATGTCAGCAACCTGGACCAGGTCCTGTTTCCCTACCCAGAGGACAATGGGCAAAGGAAGAACATCGAgaagctgctgagccacctggaGAGGGGACTGGTCCTCTGGATGGCCCCAGATGGCCTTTATGCCAAAAGACTTTGCCAGAGCAGGATCTACTGGGATGGGCCCCTGGCGTTGTGCAGTGACCGGCCCAACAAACTAGAAAGAGACCAGACCTGCAAGCTCTTTGACACACAGCAGTTTCTATCAG AACTGCAAGTGTTTGCTCACCATGGCCGGCCAGCACCAAGATTCCAGGTGACCCTGTGCTTCGGTGAGGAATTTCCAGACCCTCACAGGCAGAGGAAGCTCATCACAGCTCAT GTGGAGCCTCTACTAGCCAGACAACTGTATTATTTTGCTCAACAAAACAGTGGACACTTCCTGAGGGGCTATGATTTATCTGAACACATTGGCACTCCAGATTACCACCGGTCCCTCCGTCATTCCTCCATCCAAGAGTGA
- the Irf4 gene encoding interferon regulatory factor 4 isoform X2 → MNLEAGGRGSEFGMGAVSCGNGKLRQWLIDQIDSGKYPGLVWENEEKSVFRIPWKHAGKQDYNREEDAALFKAWALFKGKFREGIDKPDPPTWKTRLRCALNKSNDFEELVERSQLDISDPYKVYRIVPEGAKKGAKQLTLEDTQMAMGHPYPMTAPYGSLPAQQVHNYMVPPHDRSWRDYAPDQSHPDIPYQCPVTFGPRSHHWQAPSCENDCRLHICLYYRDILVKEVTTSSPEGCRISHGHTYDVSNLDQVLFPYPEDNGQRKNIEKLLSHLERGLVLWMAPDGLYAKRLCQSRIYWDGPLALCSDRPNKLERDQTCKLFDTQQFLSELQVFAHHGRPAPRFQVTLCFGEEFPDPHRQRKLITAHVEPLLARQLYYFAQQNSGHFLRGYDLSEHIGTPDYHRSLRHSSIQE, encoded by the exons ATGAACCTGGAAGCGGGCGGCAGGGGCTCAGAGTTCGGCATGGGCGCGGTGAGCTGCGGCAACGGGAAACTCCGCCAGTGGCTGATCGACCAGATCGACAGCGGCAAGTACCCTGGCCTGGTGTGGGAGAACGAGGAGAAGAGCGTCTTCCGCATCCCGTGGAAGCACGCGGGCAAGCAGGACTACAACCGAGAGGAGGACGCCGCCCTCTTCAAG gCTTGGGCACTATTTAAAGGGAAGTTTCGAGAAGGTATCGACAAGCCGGATCCTCCTACTTGGAAGACAAGACTTCGATGTGCTCTAAACAAGAGCAATGATTTTGAGGAACTGGTAGAGAGGAGCCAGCTGGATATCTCTGACCCGTACAAGGTGTACAGGATTGTTCCAGAGGGAGCCAAAAAAG GAGCAAAGCAGCTCACGTTGGAAGACACCCAGATGGCCATGGGCCACCCCTACCCCATGACAGCGCCTTATGGCTCACTGCCGGCGCAG CAGGTGCATAACTACATGGTGCCACCCCATGACAGGAGCTGGAGGGATTATGCCCCTGACCAGTCACACCCAGATATCCCATATCAGTGTCCTGTGACATTTGGCCCCCGCAGCCACCACTGGCAAGCCCCATCTTGTGAAAATG ACTGCCGCCTACATATCTGCCTGTATTACCGGGACATCCTAGTGAAAGAGGTGACCACGTCCAGCCCTGAAGGCTGCCGGATCTCCCATGGACATACCTATGATGTCAGCAACCTGGACCAGGTCCTGTTTCCCTACCCAGAGGACAATGGGCAAAGGAAGAACATCGAgaagctgctgagccacctggaGAGGGGACTGGTCCTCTGGATGGCCCCAGATGGCCTTTATGCCAAAAGACTTTGCCAGAGCAGGATCTACTGGGATGGGCCCCTGGCGTTGTGCAGTGACCGGCCCAACAAACTAGAAAGAGACCAGACCTGCAAGCTCTTTGACACACAGCAGTTTCTATCAG AACTGCAAGTGTTTGCTCACCATGGCCGGCCAGCACCAAGATTCCAGGTGACCCTGTGCTTCGGTGAGGAATTTCCAGACCCTCACAGGCAGAGGAAGCTCATCACAGCTCAT GTGGAGCCTCTACTAGCCAGACAACTGTATTATTTTGCTCAACAAAACAGTGGACACTTCCTGAGGGGCTATGATTTATCTGAACACATTGGCACTCCAGATTACCACCGGTCCCTCCGTCATTCCTCCATCCAAGAGTGA